The Equus caballus isolate H_3958 breed thoroughbred chromosome 13, TB-T2T, whole genome shotgun sequence genome includes a window with the following:
- the JMJD8 gene encoding jmjC domain-containing protein 8 isoform X1, translated as MAAGARPLLLLVLWTLAAPARPGPGEAGDGGWQRRGPGAPAAVAEEQRCTVERRTDLSYAAFVQHYAFSRPVILQGLTDNSRFRALCSRQRLLASFGDSVVRLSTANTYSYQKVDLPFQDYVEHLLHPQDPASLGNDTLYFFGDNNFTEWASLFRHYSPPPFGLLGTTPAYSFGIAGAGSGVPFHWHGPGFSEVIYGRKRWFLYPPEKTPEFHPNKTTLAWLRDTYPTLAPSARPLECTIQAGEVLYFPDRWWHATLNLDTSVFISTFLS; from the exons ATGGCGGCGGGGGCGCGGCCGCTCCTGCTGCTCGTGCTCTGGACGCTGGCTGcgccggcccggcccggccccggaGAGGCGGGCGACGGAGGGTG GCAGCGGCGCGGACCGGGCGCGCCGGCGGCCGTGGCGGAGGAGCAGCGCTGCACGGTGGAGCGCCGGACCGACCTCAGCTACGCCGCGTTCGTGCAGCA CTACGCCTTCTCCAGACCCGTCATCTTGCAGGGGCTCACGGACAACTCG AGGTTCCGGGCCCTGTGCTCCCGCCAAAGGCTGCTGGCCTCGTTTGGGGACAGCGTGGTCCGCTTGAGCACTGCCAACACCTACTCCTACCAGAAAG TGGACTTGCCCTTCCAGGACTATGTGGAGCATCTACTGCACCCCCAGGACCCCGCCTCCCTGGGCAACG ACACCCTCTACTTCTTTGGGGACAATAACTTCACTGAGTGGGCATCGCTGTTTCGGCACTACTCCCCACCCCCGTTCGGGCTGCTGGGCACCACTCCTGCTTACAGCTTCGGGATTGCAG GAGCCGGCTCTGGGGTGCCGTTCCACTGGCATGGGCCTGGGTTCTCGGAGGTGATCTACGGCCGCAAG CGCTGGTTCCTGTACCCCCCTGAGAAGACACCCGAGTTCCACCCCAACAAGACTACGCTGGCCTGGCTCCGGGACACGTACCCGACCCTAGCACCATCTGCACGGCCCCTAGAGTGCACTATCCAGGCTGGTGAG GTGCTGTATTTCCCCGACCGATGGTGGCATGCCACACTCAACCTCGACACCAGCGTCTTCATCTCTACTTTCCTTAGCTAG
- the LOC100066977 gene encoding uncharacterized protein codes for MAAARGLWGCEDSSLWAAILASHGEVLRARADPQGRLEALDRWYRGELPAAIEGRTERHVTRDELERLMAWKMARGRFRPRLQQLVTSNAPELVVQRSATAFRLLPDVRAAVTELCALRGVGPATASAVLAAGAPEEAAFMSDEAVAAVPGLPVLQYTLKHYMLYLSRVRERASALSRGSASGPWTPHQVETALWTWVAGQKLCPDLLPDLGPGLSTREDTRTAKKRRTQAE; via the exons ATGGCAGCTGCCCGCGGGCTGTGGGGCTGTGAGGACTCGAGCCTCTGGGCTGCCATCCTGGCGAGCCACGGGGAGGTGCTGCGGGCGCGCGCAGACCCGCAGGGGCGGCTGGAAGCCCTAGACCGATG GTATCGAGGGGAGTTGCCCGCGGCCATCGAGGGCCGCACGGAGAGGCACGTGACACGAGATGAGCTGGAGCGGCTGATGGCGTGGAAGATGGCG AGGGGCCGCTTCCGGCCGCGCCTGCAGCAGTTGGTGACCTCCAACGCCCCGGAGCTGGTGGTGCAGCGCTCGGCCACCGCCTTCCGCCTCCTGCCGGACGTACGGGCAGCAGTCACGGAATTGTGTGCCCTCCGGGGCGTGGGCCCCGCCACGGCCTCGG CGGtgctggctgctggagctccagagGAGGCAGCCTTCATGTCCGACGAGGCAGTGGCCGCAGTGCCGGGCCTGCCAGTCCTGCAGTATACCCTCAAGCACTACATGCTGTACCTGAGCCGGGTGCGGGAGCGTGCCTCAGCCCTGAGCCGAG GCAGCGCCTCAGGGCCGTGGACCCCTCACCAGGTGGAAACAGCGCTGTGGACCTGGGTTGCGGGGCAGAAGCTGTGCCCCGACCTGCTGCCTGACCTTGGCCCTGGCCTGTCCACCCGTGAGGACACCAGGACAGCCAAAAAGCGCAGGACCCAGGCCGAATGA
- the STUB1 gene encoding E3 ubiquitin-protein ligase CHIP, with the protein MKGKEEKEGGTRLGAGGGSPEKSPSAQELKEQGNRLFVGRKYPEAAACYGRAITRNPLVAVYYTNRALCYLKMQQHEQALADCRRALELDGQSVKAHFFLGQCQLEMESYDEAIANLQRAYNLAKEQRLNFGDDIPSALRIAKKKRWNSIEERRIHQESELHSYLTRLITAERERELEECQRNHEGDEDDGHLRAQQACIEAKHDKYLADMDELFSQVDEKRKKRDIPDYLCGKISFELMREPCITPSGITYDRKDIEEHLQRVGHFDPVTRSPLTQEQLIPNLAMKEVIDAFISENGWVEDY; encoded by the exons ATGAAGggcaaggaggagaaggagggcgGCACGCGGCTGGGCGCCGGCGGCGGCAGCCCCGAGAAGAGCCCGAGCGCGCAGGAGCTCAAGGAGCAGGGCAACCGGCTCTTCGTGGGCCGCAAGTACCCGGAGGCGGCGGCCTGCTACGGCCGCGCCATC ACCCGGAATCCCCTGGTGGCAGTGTATTACACCAACCGGGCACTGTGCTACCTGAAGATGCAGCAGCACGAGCAGGCCCTGGCCGACTGCCGGCGCGCCCTGGAGCTGGATGGCCAGTCTGTGAAGGCGCACTTCTTCCTGGGGCAGTGCCAGCTGGAGATGGAGAGCTACGACGAGGCCATCGCCAATCTGCAGCGAG CCTACAACCTGGCCAAGGAGCAACGACTCAACTTTGGAGATGACATCCCCAGTGCTTTGCGCATCGCCAAAAAGAAGCGCTGGAACAGCATCGAGGAACGACGCATCCACCAGGAGAGCGAACTGCACTCTTACCTCACACGGCTCATCACGGCCGAGCGCGAGAG GGAGCTGGAAGAGTGTCAGAGGAACCATGAGGGTGATGAGGACGATGGTCATCTCCGGGCCCAGCAGGCCTGCATCGAGGCCAAGCAC GACAAATACTTGGCAGACATGGATGAGCTCTTCTCCCAGGTGGACGAGAAGAGAAAG AAGCGAGACATCCCCGACTATCTATGTGGCAAGATCAGCTTTGAGTTGATGCGGGAGCCATGCATCACGCCCAGCGGCATCACTTATGACCGCAAAGACATCGAGGAGCACCTGCAG CGTGTAGGCCACTTTGACCCTGTGACCCGGAGCCCCCTGACCCAGGAACAGCTCATCCCTAACCTGGCCATGAAAGAGGTCATCGACGCATTCATCTCCGAGAACGGCTGGGTGGAGGACTACTGA
- the WDR24 gene encoding GATOR2 complex protein WDR24 isoform X2, whose amino-acid sequence MEKMSRVTTALGGSALTGRTMHCHLDAPANAISVCRDAAQVVVAGRSIFKIYAIEEEQFVEKLNLRVGRKPSLNLSCADVVWHQMDENLLATAATNGVVVTWNLGRPSRNKQDQLFTEHKRTVNKVCFHPTEAHVLLSGSQDGFMKCFDLRRKDSVSTFSGQSESVRDVQFSIRDYFTFASTFENGNVQLWDIRRPDRCERMFTAHNGPVFCCDWHPEDRGWLATGGRDKMVKVWDMTTHRAKEVHCVQTIASVARVKWRPECRHHLATCSMMVDHNIYVWDVRRPFVPAAMFEEHRDVTTGIAWRHPHDPSFLLSGSKDSTLCQHLFRDASQPVERANPEGLCYGLFGDLAFAAKESLVATESGRKPYAGDRRHIFFKRKLDPAEPFAGLASSALSVFEMEPGSGSMSWFVDTAERYALAGRPLAELCDHNAKVAREVGRNQVAQTWTMLRIIYCSPGLVPTPNLNHSVGKGSSCGLPLMNSFNLKDMAPGLGSETRLDRSKGDTRSDTVLLDSSATLITNEDNEETEGSDVPADYLLGDVEGEEDELYLLDPEHAHPEEPEYVLPQEAFPLRHEIVDTPPGPEHLQDKADSPHVSGSEADAASLAPVDSSFSLISVSHALYDSRLPPDFFTALVCDMLRFYAEQGDVQMAVSVLIVLGERVRKDIDEQTQEHWYTSYIDLLQRFCLWNVSNEVVKLSTSRAISCLNQASTTLHVNCSHCKRPMSSRGWVCDRCHRCASMCAVCHHVVKGLFVWCQGCSHGGHLQHIMKWLEGSSHCPAGCGHLCEYS is encoded by the exons ATGGAGAAGATGTCCCGAGTGACCACGGCCCTGGGTGGCAGTGCACTGACAGGCCGCACCATGCACTGCCACCTGGATGCGCCGGCCAACGCCATCAGTGTGTGCCGGGACGCAGCCCAGGTGGTCGTGGCAGGCCGCAGCATCTTCAAGATCTATGCCATCGAGGAGGAGCAGTTTGTGGAGAAGCTGAACCTGCGTGTGGGCCGCAAGCCCTCGCTCAACCTGAGCTGCGCTGATGTGGTCTGGCATCAGATGGATGAGAACCTGCTGGCCACAGCGGCCACCAATGGCGTGGTGGTCACATGGAACCTGGGCCGGCCATCTCGCAACAAGCAGGACCAGCTTTTCACAGAGCACAAGCGCACGGTGAACAAAGTCTGCTTCCACCCCACTGAGGCCCACGTGCTGCTCAGTGGCTCCCAGGACGGCTTCATGAAGTGCTTCGACCTCCGCAGGAAGGACTCTGTCAGCACCTTCTCCG GCCAGTCTGAGAGTGTGCGGGACGTCCAGTTCAGCATCCGGGACTACTTCACCTTCGCCTCCACCTTCGAGAATGGTAACGTGCAGCTCTGGGACATTCGGCGGCCTGACCGCTGTGAGAGGATGTTCACGGCCCACAATGGGCCTGTCTTCTGCTGTGACTGGCACCCCGAGGACAG GGGCTGGCTGGCCACAGGTGGGCGTGACAAGATGGTGAAGGTCTGGGACATGACCACGCACCGCGCCAAGGAGGTGCACTGTGTGCAAACCATTGCCTCAGTGGCCAGAGTCAAGTGGAGGCCTGAGTGCCGGCACCACCTGGCTACGTGCTCCATGATGGTGGACCACAACATCTATGTGTGGGACGTGCGCCGGCCCTTCGTGCCGGCCGCCATGTTCGAGGAGCACCGAGACGTCACAACAGGCATTGCCTGGCGCCACCCGCATGacccctccttcctgctctccggCTCCAAGGACAGCACGCTGTGCCAGCACCTGTTCCGTGATGCCAGCCAGCCTGTTGAGCGTGCTAACCCTGAGGGCCTCTGCTATGGCCTCTTTGGGGACCTGGCTTTTGCCGCCAAGGAGAGCCTCGTGGCCACCGAGTCGGGGCGCAAGCCCTATGCTGGTGACCGGCGCCACATCTTTTTCAAGCGCAAGCTGGACCCTGCTGAGCCCTTTGCGGGCCTCGCCTCCAGTGCCCTCAGTGTCTTTGAGATGGAACCTGGCAGTGGCAGCATGAGCTGGTTTGTGGACACGGCTGAGCGTTATGCCCTGGCTGGCCGGCCGCTGGCTGAGCTGTGTGACCACAATGCAAAAGTGGCCCGGGAGGTTGGCCGCAACCAG GTGGCGCAGACGTGGACCATGTTAAGGATCATCTACTGTAGCCCTGGCCTGGTGCCCACCCCCAACCTTAACCACAGCGTGGGCAAGGGCAGCTCCTGTGGCCTGCCGCTCATGAACAG TTTCAACCTGAAAGATAtggccccagggctgggcagCGAGACCCGGCTGGACCGCAGCAAGGGTGACACTCGGAGCGACACAGTGCTGCTCGACTCCTCGGCCACACTCATCACGAACGAGG ATAACGAGGAGACTGAAGGCAGCGACGTGCCTGCGGACTACCTGCTGGGTGACGTGGAGGGCGAGGAGGATGAGCTCTATCTGCTGGACCCGGAACACGCCCACC CCGAAGAGCCCGAGTACGTGCTGCCCCAGGAGGCCTTCCCGCTGCGCCACGAGATCGTGGACACGCCACCCGGGCCCGAGCACCTGCAGGACAAGGCCGACTCGCCCCACGTGAGCGGCAGCGAGGCAGATGCGGCCTCCCTGGCGCCGGTGGACTCCTCCTTCTCGCTCATCTCCGTCTCGCATGCACTCTACGACAGCCGCCTGCCGCCCGACTTCTTCACTGCCCTGGTGTGCGACATGCTGCGTTTCTACGCCGAGCAGGGCGACGTTCAGATGGCCGTGTCTGTGCTCATTGTGCTGGGCGAACGCGTGCGCAAGGACATCGACGAGCAGACCCAG GAGCACTGGTACACGTCCTACATCGACCTGCTGCAGCGCTTCTGCCTCTGGAACGTGTCCAACGAGGTGGTCAAGCTGAGCACCAGCCGCGCCATCAGCTGCCTCAACCAGGCCTCCACCACCCTGCACGTCAACTGCAGCCACTGCAAGCGGCCCATGAGCAGCCGCGGCTGGGTCTGCGACCGGTGCCACCGCTGCGCCAGCATGTGCGCCGTCTGCCACCACGTGGTCAAGGGGCTCTTCGTGTGGTGCCAGGGCTGCAGCCACGGCGGCCACCTGCAGCACATCATGAAGTGGCTGGAAGGCAGCTCGCACTGCCCCGCGGGCTGCGGCCACCTGTGCGAGTACTCCTGA
- the WDR24 gene encoding GATOR2 complex protein WDR24 isoform X1: protein MEKMSRVTTALGGSALTGRTMHCHLDAPANAISVCRDAAQVVVAGRSIFKIYAIEEEQFVEKLNLRVGRKPSLNLSCADVVWHQMDENLLATAATNGVVVTWNLGRPSRNKQDQLFTEHKRTVNKVCFHPTEAHVLLSGSQDGFMKCFDLRRKDSVSTFSGQSESVRDVQFSIRDYFTFASTFENGNVQLWDIRRPDRCERMFTAHNGPVFCCDWHPEDRGWLATGGRDKMVKVWDMTTHRAKEVHCVQTIASVARVKWRPECRHHLATCSMMVDHNIYVWDVRRPFVPAAMFEEHRDVTTGIAWRHPHDPSFLLSGSKDSTLCQHLFRDASQPVERANPEGLCYGLFGDLAFAAKESLVATESGRKPYAGDRRHIFFKRKLDPAEPFAGLASSALSVFEMEPGSGSMSWFVDTAERYALAGRPLAELCDHNAKVAREVGRNQVAQTWTMLRIIYCSPGLVPTPNLNHSVGKGSSCGLPLMNSFNLKDMAPGLGSETRLDRSKGDTRSDTVLLDSSATLITNEDNEETEGSDVPADYLLGDVEGEEDELYLLDPEHAHREWGRGWEAGFAGGAQAQTLPPPPLPRSRRARVRAAPGGLPAAPRDRGHATRARAPAGQGRLAPRERQRGRCGLPGAGGLLLLAHLRLACTLRQPPAARLLHCPGVRHAAFLRRAGRRSDGRVCAHCAGRTRAQGHRRADPGALVHVLHRPAAALLPLERVQRGGQAEHQPRHQLPQPGLHHPARQLQPLQAAHEQPRLGLRPVPPLRQHVRRLPPRGQGALRVVPGLQPRRPPAAHHEVAGRQLALPRGLRPPVRVLLTAGRRVGLGVSTNKGRGAAV, encoded by the exons ATGGAGAAGATGTCCCGAGTGACCACGGCCCTGGGTGGCAGTGCACTGACAGGCCGCACCATGCACTGCCACCTGGATGCGCCGGCCAACGCCATCAGTGTGTGCCGGGACGCAGCCCAGGTGGTCGTGGCAGGCCGCAGCATCTTCAAGATCTATGCCATCGAGGAGGAGCAGTTTGTGGAGAAGCTGAACCTGCGTGTGGGCCGCAAGCCCTCGCTCAACCTGAGCTGCGCTGATGTGGTCTGGCATCAGATGGATGAGAACCTGCTGGCCACAGCGGCCACCAATGGCGTGGTGGTCACATGGAACCTGGGCCGGCCATCTCGCAACAAGCAGGACCAGCTTTTCACAGAGCACAAGCGCACGGTGAACAAAGTCTGCTTCCACCCCACTGAGGCCCACGTGCTGCTCAGTGGCTCCCAGGACGGCTTCATGAAGTGCTTCGACCTCCGCAGGAAGGACTCTGTCAGCACCTTCTCCG GCCAGTCTGAGAGTGTGCGGGACGTCCAGTTCAGCATCCGGGACTACTTCACCTTCGCCTCCACCTTCGAGAATGGTAACGTGCAGCTCTGGGACATTCGGCGGCCTGACCGCTGTGAGAGGATGTTCACGGCCCACAATGGGCCTGTCTTCTGCTGTGACTGGCACCCCGAGGACAG GGGCTGGCTGGCCACAGGTGGGCGTGACAAGATGGTGAAGGTCTGGGACATGACCACGCACCGCGCCAAGGAGGTGCACTGTGTGCAAACCATTGCCTCAGTGGCCAGAGTCAAGTGGAGGCCTGAGTGCCGGCACCACCTGGCTACGTGCTCCATGATGGTGGACCACAACATCTATGTGTGGGACGTGCGCCGGCCCTTCGTGCCGGCCGCCATGTTCGAGGAGCACCGAGACGTCACAACAGGCATTGCCTGGCGCCACCCGCATGacccctccttcctgctctccggCTCCAAGGACAGCACGCTGTGCCAGCACCTGTTCCGTGATGCCAGCCAGCCTGTTGAGCGTGCTAACCCTGAGGGCCTCTGCTATGGCCTCTTTGGGGACCTGGCTTTTGCCGCCAAGGAGAGCCTCGTGGCCACCGAGTCGGGGCGCAAGCCCTATGCTGGTGACCGGCGCCACATCTTTTTCAAGCGCAAGCTGGACCCTGCTGAGCCCTTTGCGGGCCTCGCCTCCAGTGCCCTCAGTGTCTTTGAGATGGAACCTGGCAGTGGCAGCATGAGCTGGTTTGTGGACACGGCTGAGCGTTATGCCCTGGCTGGCCGGCCGCTGGCTGAGCTGTGTGACCACAATGCAAAAGTGGCCCGGGAGGTTGGCCGCAACCAG GTGGCGCAGACGTGGACCATGTTAAGGATCATCTACTGTAGCCCTGGCCTGGTGCCCACCCCCAACCTTAACCACAGCGTGGGCAAGGGCAGCTCCTGTGGCCTGCCGCTCATGAACAG TTTCAACCTGAAAGATAtggccccagggctgggcagCGAGACCCGGCTGGACCGCAGCAAGGGTGACACTCGGAGCGACACAGTGCTGCTCGACTCCTCGGCCACACTCATCACGAACGAGG ATAACGAGGAGACTGAAGGCAGCGACGTGCCTGCGGACTACCTGCTGGGTGACGTGGAGGGCGAGGAGGATGAGCTCTATCTGCTGGACCCGGAACACGCCCACCGTgagtgggggcggggctgggaggcGGGGTTCGCAGGTGGGGCCCAGGCTCAGACCCTGCCTCCCCCGCCCCTGCCTCGCAGCCGAAGAGCCCGAGTACGTGCTGCCCCAGGAGGCCTTCCCGCTGCGCCACGAGATCGTGGACACGCCACCCGGGCCCGAGCACCTGCAGGACAAGGCCGACTCGCCCCACGTGAGCGGCAGCGAGGCAGATGCGGCCTCCCTGGCGCCGGTGGACTCCTCCTTCTCGCTCATCTCCGTCTCGCATGCACTCTACGACAGCCGCCTGCCGCCCGACTTCTTCACTGCCCTGGTGTGCGACATGCTGCGTTTCTACGCCGAGCAGGGCGACGTTCAGATGGCCGTGTCTGTGCTCATTGTGCTGGGCGAACGCGTGCGCAAGGACATCGACGAGCAGACCCAG GAGCACTGGTACACGTCCTACATCGACCTGCTGCAGCGCTTCTGCCTCTGGAACGTGTCCAACGAGGTGGTCAAGCTGAGCACCAGCCGCGCCATCAGCTGCCTCAACCAGGCCTCCACCACCCTGCACGTCAACTGCAGCCACTGCAAGCGGCCCATGAGCAGCCGCGGCTGGGTCTGCGACCGGTGCCACCGCTGCGCCAGCATGTGCGCCGTCTGCCACCACGTGGTCAAGGGGCTCTTCGTGTGGTGCCAGGGCTGCAGCCACGGCGGCCACCTGCAGCACATCATGAAGTGGCTGGAAGGCAGCTCGCACTGCCCCGCGGGCTGCGGCCACCTGTGCGAGTACTCCTGACGGCCGGCCGGCGGGTGGGGCTGGGAGTGTCAACCAATAAAGGACGCGGAGCCGCAGTGTGA
- the JMJD8 gene encoding jmjC domain-containing protein 8 isoform X2 gives MAAGARPLLLLVLWTLAAPARPGPGEAGDGGWQRRGPGAPAAVAEEQRCTVERRTDLSYAAFVQHYAFSRPVILQGLTDNSRFRALCSRQRLLASFGDSVVRLSTANTYSYQKVDLPFQDYVEHLLHPQDPASLGNGAGSGVPFHWHGPGFSEVIYGRKRWFLYPPEKTPEFHPNKTTLAWLRDTYPTLAPSARPLECTIQAGEVLYFPDRWWHATLNLDTSVFISTFLS, from the exons ATGGCGGCGGGGGCGCGGCCGCTCCTGCTGCTCGTGCTCTGGACGCTGGCTGcgccggcccggcccggccccggaGAGGCGGGCGACGGAGGGTG GCAGCGGCGCGGACCGGGCGCGCCGGCGGCCGTGGCGGAGGAGCAGCGCTGCACGGTGGAGCGCCGGACCGACCTCAGCTACGCCGCGTTCGTGCAGCA CTACGCCTTCTCCAGACCCGTCATCTTGCAGGGGCTCACGGACAACTCG AGGTTCCGGGCCCTGTGCTCCCGCCAAAGGCTGCTGGCCTCGTTTGGGGACAGCGTGGTCCGCTTGAGCACTGCCAACACCTACTCCTACCAGAAAG TGGACTTGCCCTTCCAGGACTATGTGGAGCATCTACTGCACCCCCAGGACCCCGCCTCCCTGGGCAACG GAGCCGGCTCTGGGGTGCCGTTCCACTGGCATGGGCCTGGGTTCTCGGAGGTGATCTACGGCCGCAAG CGCTGGTTCCTGTACCCCCCTGAGAAGACACCCGAGTTCCACCCCAACAAGACTACGCTGGCCTGGCTCCGGGACACGTACCCGACCCTAGCACCATCTGCACGGCCCCTAGAGTGCACTATCCAGGCTGGTGAG GTGCTGTATTTCCCCGACCGATGGTGGCATGCCACACTCAACCTCGACACCAGCGTCTTCATCTCTACTTTCCTTAGCTAG